Proteins found in one Sorghum bicolor cultivar BTx623 chromosome 1, Sorghum_bicolor_NCBIv3, whole genome shotgun sequence genomic segment:
- the LOC8057363 gene encoding uncharacterized protein LOC8057363: MLRLRSSFLSLVRAASPLPSPPTHPCAWRFLSTHPAPFSLEGYLVTACGLTPAEARKASKKASHDLSRETPNKLPYSPRLNSASNPDAILALLSGVGLSRADIAAVVSADPLLLRASVKNIGPRLLALRDRVGLSTTQIARFLLVDSRALRCCDVVPRLEFFISFYGSLEKVLEASKRNRILLIASLERSIKPNIALFRQWGVRDVAQLCSNFPRVLTYNPQRVKEFLARAEQLVPPTSGLFGQAVSVIACVSEEKLAAKLEFFKRTLGCSESEVSTAVSKTPAIIALSDEILLRKIEFLVNEAAMEPRYIVERPVLLTYSLEKRLVPRHNVLTVLKEKRLLSSNTNFFRIIKLGEETFKSKFIDCHEDSVPGLADAYAAAHAGIVPSKVMGRNSRRMGDSTHARTHPFGHSPPPPPPHAASQRRNRPSAAAAAAAMLLRLRNRLLPLLRAASPLPSPIHTGACRLISTSKATSRVPFSLEGYLVTACGLAPAQAREVSKKASHDLSKESRRTPDKLSYSRLNSASNPDSILALLSGAGLSRADIAAVVSADPLLLRASVKNIAPRLLALRDRVGLSTPQIASFLLIDSHALRSCDVVPRLEFFISFYGSFEKVLVAAKRNGNLLVSSIDNLIKPNIALFRQWGVRDIAQLCLTVPRLLTYNLERLKECLPRAEQLGVPPTSGRFGHAVAIVSCMSEEKLAAKLEFFKRTLGCSECDVSTAVSKTPGIIALSDEILLRKIEFLCNEAAMEPRYIVEKSVLLTYSLEKRLVPRHHVMKALQEKGLLNSNTNLLQLVLCREEAFKSNFIDRHKNSVPGLADAYAAARAGIVPSRV, encoded by the exons aTGCTGCGCCTCCGGAGTAGCTTCCTCTCTCTGGTCCGAGCCGCCTCCCCGCTACCCTCCCCCCCCACCCACCCCTGCGCGTGGCGCTTCCTCTCCACCCACCCCGCGCCCTTCTCCCTCGAGGGCTACCTCGTCACCGCCTGCGGCCTCACTCCCGCTGAAGCCCGCAAGGCGTCCAAGAAGGCGTCCCACGATTTATCCAGGGAAACACCGAATAAGCTCCCCTACTCCCCACGCCTCAACTCCGCCTCCAACCCTGATGCCATCCTCGCCCTGCTCTCCGGCGTCGGCCTCTCCCGCGCCGACATTGCCGCCGTCGTCTCCGCAGACCCGCTGCTCCTCCGCGCTTCGGTGAAGAACATCGGCCCCCGCCTTCTTGCTCTCCGCGACCGCGTCGGTCTTTCCACCACCCAAATCGCTCGCTTCCTCCTGGTCGACTCACGTGCTCTCCGCTGCTGCGACGTCGTACCTAGGCTCGAGTTTTTCATCTCCTTCTACGGTTCGTTAGAGAAGGTCCTGGAAGCCTCAAAAAGGAACCGGATCCTCCTCATCGCGAGCCTTGAGAGGTCAATCAAGCCCAACATAGCTTTGTTTCGTCAGTGGGGTGTTCGAGATGTTGCCCAGCTGTGTTCAAACTTCCCGCGGGTGCTTACCTACAACCCGCAACGCGTCAAAGAGTTTCTGGCACGGGCGGAACAACTTGTGCCTCCCACTTCAGGGCTGTTCGGGCAAGCAGTGTCTGTCATTGCCTGTGTGTCCGAAGAGAAGCTTGCTGCCAAGCTTGAGTTCTTTAAGAGGACTCTTGGTTGTTCGGAGTCTGAGGTTTCCACTGCAGTGTCCAAGACTCCAGCTATAATAGCATTATCTGACGAGATTCTTCTTCGCAAGATTGAGTTCCTTGTCAACGAAGCTGCAATGGAGCCACGGTACATTGTGGAAAGACCTGTCCTGCTCACATACAGCCTGGAGAAGAGGCTAGTACCGCGGCATAATGTCCTGACGGTCCTGAAGGAAAAGAGGTTGCTGAGTAGCAATACAAATTTTTTCAGAATAATTAAATTAGGAGAGGAGACTTTCAAATCAAAGTTCATCGACTGTCACGAGGACTCTGTTCCCGGCCTTGCAGATGCTTATGCTGCGGCTCATGCTGGTATTGTGCCCTCTAAAGTC ATGGGCCGCAATTCAAGAAGGATGGGAGATTCCACGCACGCACGGACACACCCATTCGGccattctcctcctcctcctcctcctcacgcGGCGAGCCAACGGCGTAACcgcccctccgccgccgccgccgccgccgccatgctgCTGCGCCTCCGAAATCGCCTCCTCCCTCTGCTCCGCGCCGCGTCACCGCTTCCCTCCCCCATCCACACCGGCGCGTGCCGCCTCATCTCCACCTCCAAGGCCACCTCCCGCGTGCCCTTCTCCCTCGAGGGCTACCTCGTCACCGCCTGCGGCCTCGCTCCCGCCCAAGCTCGCGAGGTGTCCAAGAAGGCCTCCCACGATTTATCCAAGGAATCTCGTAGAACACCGGATAAGCTTTCCTACTCCCGCCTCAACTCCGCCTCCAACCCTGATTCCATCCTCGCCCTGCTCTCCGGGGCCGGCCTCTCCCGCGCCGACATCGCCGCCGTAGTCTCCGCGGACCCGTTGCTCCTTCGTGCTTCGGTGAAGAACATCGCCCCCCGCCTTCTTGCCCTCCGTGACCGCGTCGGTCTGTCCACTCCCCAGATTGCTAGCTTCCTCCTGATCGACTCACATGCTCTCCGCAGCTGCGATGTCGTTCCCAGGCTCGAGTTCTTCATCTCCTTCTATGGTTCGTTTGAGAAGGTCCTCGTGGCCGCCAAGAGGAACGGGAACCTCCTCGTCTCGAGCATTGACAATTTAATCAAGCCTAACATCGCGTTGTTTCGTCAGTGGGGTGTTCGAGATATTGCCCAGCTGTGTTTGACCGTCCCGCGGTTGCTCACCTACAACCTGGAACGCTTGAAAGAGTGTCTGCCACGGGCGGAACAACTTGGGGTGCCTCCCACTTCGGGGCGGTTCGGGCACGCAGTTGCAATAGTCTCCTGTATGTCCGAAGAGAAGCTTGCTGCCAAGCTTGAGTTCTTTAAGAGGACTCTTGGTTGTTCAGAGTGTGATGTTTCCACTGCAGTATCCAAGACGCCAGGTATAATAGCATTATCTGACGAGATTCTTCTTCGCAAGATTGAGTTCCTTTGCAACGAGGCTGCCATGGAGCCACGGTACATTGTGGAAAAGTCTGTACTGCTCACCTACAGCCTGGAGAAGAGGTTAGTGCCGCGGCATCATGTGATGAAGGCCTTGCAGGAAAAGGGATTGCTAAATAGTAATACAAACCTTTTACAATTAGTTCTTTGTAGAGAAGAGGCTTTCAAATCGAACTTCATCGACCGTCACAAGAACTCTGTTCCTGGCCTTGCAGATGCTTATGCTGCAGCTCGTGCTGGTATTGTGCCCTCTAGAGTTTAA